In Bacillus cereus ATCC 14579, a single window of DNA contains:
- the gntP gene encoding gluconate permease GntP, whose translation MDIYLLIVTLLAIAIVILGVSWWKWHAFISLTVASLFLAIMSGLNLTKIVTAYETGVGSVLGHLVGILALGTILGKMMSDSGAGMQVADFFIRFFGVKKLPWAMLFAGFVIGIPVFFEVGIVILLPLVISIRKTTKQNILLIALPVIAGLSIVHGLVPPHPGAMTAIGIYNANLGKVLLYSLIIALPTAIIAGPIFAKWVHKRVIPENEPELIRVTTVSTDLPSRKVSFFIILLPVVLMILSVVAPYISLPKKLTEFFVFIGSPVIALLISCFAAFYLLGIKQGINKKMIKKLTDESLLPVGSIILIIGAGGGFKQILIESGVGTAIAQMAEHISLSPIVLAFMVAGLIRIATGSATVALTTAAGIVSPVIQHMSGVNLELLVIATGAGSLMFSHVNDAGFWLVKEYLGLTVKETFKTWTVLETLLSFIAFGFALLLNMFL comes from the coding sequence ATGGATATATACTTATTAATCGTCACGTTACTTGCAATTGCGATTGTTATTTTAGGGGTATCATGGTGGAAATGGCATGCATTTATTAGTTTAACAGTTGCGAGTTTGTTTTTAGCTATCATGTCTGGACTGAACTTAACGAAAATAGTGACTGCCTATGAAACTGGTGTTGGTAGTGTACTAGGGCATTTAGTTGGTATTTTAGCTCTCGGAACAATTTTAGGGAAAATGATGTCCGATTCAGGGGCCGGCATGCAAGTGGCAGATTTCTTTATTCGATTTTTCGGTGTAAAGAAACTACCTTGGGCTATGTTATTTGCAGGATTTGTTATAGGGATTCCAGTGTTTTTTGAAGTGGGGATCGTCATTTTATTACCACTTGTTATTTCCATTCGAAAAACGACGAAGCAAAATATATTATTAATTGCGTTACCTGTCATTGCAGGATTATCTATTGTTCACGGGCTCGTGCCTCCGCATCCAGGGGCGATGACAGCAATCGGTATTTATAACGCGAACTTAGGAAAGGTACTTTTATATTCATTAATTATCGCGTTACCAACAGCCATTATCGCAGGACCGATATTTGCAAAGTGGGTACATAAAAGGGTGATACCTGAAAATGAACCAGAGCTTATTCGAGTTACGACTGTCTCAACTGATTTGCCAAGTCGTAAAGTTTCATTCTTTATTATTTTACTACCAGTTGTATTGATGATTTTATCAGTAGTTGCACCATATATTTCATTACCGAAAAAATTGACTGAATTTTTCGTGTTTATAGGAAGTCCAGTAATCGCCTTACTTATTTCATGTTTCGCAGCATTTTATTTACTTGGTATCAAACAAGGTATTAATAAAAAGATGATTAAAAAATTAACAGATGAAAGTTTATTGCCTGTCGGTTCTATTATTTTAATAATTGGTGCAGGCGGTGGATTTAAACAAATATTAATTGAAAGCGGCGTTGGAACAGCTATTGCACAAATGGCAGAACATATTTCGTTATCACCAATCGTATTAGCTTTCATGGTAGCTGGTTTAATTCGAATTGCAACAGGTTCAGCTACAGTAGCATTAACGACAGCAGCAGGGATTGTTTCACCAGTTATTCAGCACATGTCTGGTGTGAATTTAGAGCTTCTCGTTATTGCAACCGGTGCAGGATCATTAATGTTTTCTCACGTAAATGATGCAGGGTTCTGGCTTGTAAAAGAGTATTTAGGTTTGACGGTGAAGGAAACGTTTAAAACGTGGACGGTACTCGAGACATTGTTATCATTTATTGCATTTGGTTTTGCTCTTTTGTTGAATATGTTTCTTTAA
- a CDS encoding YjcZ family sporulation protein: MSEKCEHRHDDCNRRHGCGGGFALLIVLFILLIIIGASCFGGGGGCGYGGYGGYAGGYGGYCC; encoded by the coding sequence ATGAGCGAAAAGTGTGAACACAGACATGATGATTGTAACCGCAGACATGGTTGCGGAGGCGGTTTTGCGCTTCTAATCGTATTGTTTATTTTATTAATTATCATCGGTGCTAGCTGCTTCGGCGGAGGCGGCGGTTGTGGTTATGGTGGTTATGGCGGTTATGCTGGCGGCTACGGCGGATATTGCTGCTAA
- a CDS encoding ABC transporter permease, with protein MTFWQFAFKNVTRNARAYFAYFVSSAFSIAIFFSFAVYLFHPKLHMTDVNYSLNILMTISEVVIVFFSFFFLLYSIGTFLKVRKKQFGILTVLGISQKQLKRLIFIENMLIGALSIFFGIQLGVVFSQFFLLVTAKITHVPGLYLYPPTSAIVLTIIIFLGLFILVSSFTPMLIRTRKAVRLLKEGTQQKERKASVLISLFGATCLICGYALAANPLYFMSLGDIIGLLYAGSSIFVIPSLIAAGTYFFFSQISFLLIRILKMRRTFYMKRINMLWISDLAARIRTNINMLFIVAMLSTLAFTMITFLYGFGKFTKFDAIRQNPFPFTYLSHTENTLADEHLNWLEQKFNEEHFTYTKFKTDIYEVSSAEDNTQLYYAIKQSDYNVLAKALNLEKLTVNKNESYILMKDLDDQVIGTLHNEEKKNTLTLTQNNLQLQVKEYKSYSPFPNSLIYQLLILSDENVEALSTVSKQMSVYNFKVTDWEKAHNIGSSFITKIHNDNAAIQAEHPPFHASEASDSLYKKKLNVASFFLIGTFLGVIFFIGAGSVLYFRMYTDLTNEQEKYITITKIGLTETEMKRSATIQLAILFFVPYIMASIHTMFATKMLQEILHLSFFAEITVVLMIFGTVEILFFLLIRSFYMQKLSQHIKF; from the coding sequence ATGACATTTTGGCAGTTTGCATTTAAAAACGTGACGCGGAACGCCAGAGCTTATTTCGCCTATTTTGTAAGCAGTGCGTTCTCCATCGCAATCTTTTTCTCATTTGCAGTTTATTTATTTCATCCTAAATTGCATATGACAGACGTGAATTATTCTCTGAACATATTAATGACAATTTCAGAAGTTGTCATTGTGTTCTTTTCATTTTTCTTTTTACTGTATTCAATCGGGACCTTTTTAAAAGTACGAAAAAAACAGTTCGGGATTTTAACAGTACTTGGCATATCTCAAAAACAATTAAAGCGACTCATATTTATAGAAAATATGTTAATTGGTGCTCTTTCTATATTTTTTGGCATTCAACTTGGAGTTGTCTTTTCACAGTTCTTTTTATTAGTTACCGCCAAAATTACACACGTACCTGGTTTATATTTATATCCGCCTACAAGTGCTATCGTTTTAACTATCATCATCTTTCTTGGGCTCTTCATTCTCGTATCATCTTTTACACCGATGCTCATTCGTACGAGAAAAGCCGTACGTCTTTTAAAAGAAGGAACACAACAAAAAGAAAGAAAAGCATCCGTGCTCATCTCTCTATTTGGTGCGACGTGTTTAATATGTGGATATGCGTTAGCCGCAAATCCGTTGTATTTTATGTCGCTAGGTGACATCATTGGGCTTTTATATGCCGGCTCTAGTATATTTGTCATCCCATCACTTATTGCAGCTGGAACATACTTTTTCTTTTCACAAATTAGTTTTTTACTTATTCGTATTTTAAAAATGCGAAGAACGTTTTATATGAAACGAATTAATATGCTTTGGATTTCGGATTTAGCAGCGCGCATTCGGACAAACATTAACATGCTCTTTATTGTAGCGATGCTATCAACACTCGCTTTTACAATGATTACATTCTTATACGGTTTTGGGAAATTTACAAAGTTTGATGCAATTAGACAAAACCCTTTCCCGTTTACGTATTTATCACATACTGAAAATACATTAGCTGATGAACATTTAAACTGGTTAGAGCAGAAATTTAATGAAGAGCATTTTACTTATACGAAATTTAAAACGGATATATATGAAGTATCTTCAGCTGAAGATAACACGCAGCTCTATTACGCAATTAAACAAAGTGACTATAATGTACTTGCTAAAGCATTAAATTTGGAAAAACTCACGGTAAATAAGAATGAATCTTATATTCTTATGAAAGACTTAGATGATCAAGTTATTGGAACACTTCACAATGAAGAAAAGAAAAATACTCTTACACTTACTCAAAACAATTTACAACTACAAGTGAAAGAATATAAAAGTTATAGCCCATTCCCAAACAGCTTAATATACCAATTACTCATACTATCTGATGAAAATGTAGAAGCCTTATCCACAGTTTCCAAACAAATGAGTGTATATAACTTCAAAGTTACAGATTGGGAAAAAGCACATAATATCGGTTCATCGTTTATAACAAAAATCCATAACGATAATGCAGCTATTCAAGCAGAGCACCCACCTTTCCATGCAAGTGAAGCGAGCGATTCTCTATATAAGAAAAAACTAAATGTTGCCTCATTCTTCTTAATTGGTACTTTCTTAGGTGTTATTTTCTTTATCGGTGCTGGTAGTGTTCTTTACTTCCGAATGTATACAGATTTAACAAATGAGCAAGAAAAATATATAACGATTACGAAAATTGGCTTAACTGAGACTGAAATGAAACGTTCAGCGACAATTCAGCTTGCGATTCTTTTCTTCGTGCCTTACATTATGGCATCAATCCATACGATGTTTGCGACAAAGATGCTACAAGAAATATTACATCTCTCGTTCTTCGCTGAAATTACAGTCGTACTTATGATTTTTGGAACAGTTGAAATTTTATTTTTCCTTTTAATTCGTTCCTTTTATATGCAAAAATTATCACAACACATTAAGTTTTAA
- a CDS encoding ABC transporter permease, with amino-acid sequence MTFWQFAFKNVTRNSRAYFAYFVSSSFSIAVFFSFAVYLFHPKLQNFDMTSEISGLMIFSEVVIVFFSFFFLLYSIGTFLKVRKKQFGILTILGISRKQLHRLIFMENMLIGILSIFFGMQFGVVFSQFFLLVTAKLTHVPGIYLYGPTNAFILTTIVFLSLFIIVSAFTPMLIRTKKAVHLLKTNGGKQKERKPSILVSLFGAICLFGGYALAGNPKYFVSVSPQIGVIYMVSSIFVIPTLVTIGTYFFFSQISFLLIYILKKRRKFYMKRINMLWISDLASRIRTNINMLFIVAMLSTIAFTMITFLYGFGKFIKLEVNRTSPFPISYFSYDANPFVTEHLNWLEQQLQKEHFPYQKIKADIYETPLKEDKDIAIYNDVYAIKQSDYNKLADSLRMKQLFMDDNEAYVLTGTSYNTIFNEFEQSYKRDYITLSSTNTKLRVKGYEHVNAIPSGFSYQTIVLPDVIVNNLPSTVKHISAYNYKIQNWEQTYEIADNFIEKVQKDRNKSQYEGPLIRSFESAGSLYKITSGSAAFFLIGTFLGVIFFIGAGSVLYFRMYTDLTNEQEKYITISKIGVTDTEMKRSATIQLSILFFIPYIMASIHTMFATKMLQDVIGLSLFKEVSAVLIIFGFVEIVFFIFIRSLYMQKLSQYTSGQNI; translated from the coding sequence ATGACATTTTGGCAATTTGCATTTAAAAACGTCACGCGCAACTCAAGAGCTTATTTTGCTTACTTTGTAAGTAGCTCCTTTTCCATTGCTGTGTTCTTTTCGTTTGCTGTTTACTTATTCCATCCGAAATTACAAAACTTTGACATGACCTCTGAAATTTCAGGATTAATGATATTTTCAGAAGTAGTAATTGTATTTTTCTCTTTCTTCTTTTTACTATATTCCATTGGTACTTTTTTAAAAGTTAGAAAAAAACAATTTGGTATTTTGACCATTTTAGGAATATCGAGAAAACAATTACATCGTCTTATTTTTATGGAGAATATGTTAATCGGGATTTTATCTATCTTTTTCGGCATGCAGTTTGGAGTTGTTTTTTCTCAATTTTTCTTATTAGTAACAGCCAAACTTACCCATGTTCCAGGAATATATTTATACGGGCCTACTAACGCGTTTATTTTAACAACCATTGTTTTCCTTAGTCTTTTTATCATTGTATCTGCATTCACACCAATGCTTATTCGTACAAAAAAAGCAGTACACCTTTTAAAAACAAATGGTGGAAAACAAAAAGAAAGAAAACCATCCATACTTGTTTCATTATTTGGTGCGATTTGTTTATTTGGTGGTTATGCGTTAGCTGGAAATCCTAAATATTTCGTATCAGTAAGCCCGCAAATCGGTGTTATATATATGGTTTCAAGTATTTTCGTTATCCCAACGCTTGTTACAATTGGAACATATTTCTTCTTTTCACAAATTAGTTTCTTACTTATTTATATTTTAAAGAAAAGAAGGAAGTTTTATATGAAACGGATTAATATGCTTTGGATTTCGGATTTAGCGAGCCGTATTCGAACGAATATTAATATGCTGTTTATTGTAGCGATGCTATCTACAATTGCTTTCACAATGATTACGTTTCTATATGGATTCGGGAAATTTATTAAGCTAGAGGTGAATAGAACTTCTCCTTTTCCAATTTCTTATTTTTCTTATGATGCGAACCCTTTTGTTACAGAGCATTTAAATTGGCTTGAGCAACAATTACAAAAAGAGCATTTCCCCTATCAAAAAATAAAAGCTGATATATATGAAACACCACTAAAAGAAGATAAAGATATAGCTATTTATAATGACGTATACGCAATTAAGCAAAGTGACTATAACAAACTTGCAGATTCTTTACGAATGAAACAACTATTTATGGATGATAACGAAGCATATGTGCTAACAGGGACATCTTATAACACCATATTCAACGAATTTGAGCAAAGCTACAAAAGAGATTACATTACACTCTCTAGTACAAATACGAAATTACGAGTGAAAGGCTATGAGCATGTGAATGCAATTCCATCTGGCTTTTCATATCAAACGATAGTTTTGCCTGATGTTATCGTAAATAACTTACCTAGCACCGTAAAGCATATATCAGCATACAATTACAAAATTCAAAACTGGGAACAGACATATGAAATTGCTGATAATTTTATAGAAAAAGTGCAAAAAGATCGAAATAAATCCCAGTATGAAGGACCTCTTATTCGTTCCTTTGAATCAGCAGGATCGTTATACAAAATAACATCAGGCAGTGCTGCATTTTTCCTAATTGGGACCTTTTTAGGAGTTATTTTCTTCATTGGAGCTGGTAGCGTTCTTTACTTTAGAATGTATACGGATTTGACGAACGAACAAGAGAAATATATAACGATTTCTAAAATCGGTGTAACAGATACAGAGATGAAACGATCTGCAACCATTCAACTTAGTATTTTATTTTTCATTCCGTACATTATGGCATCCATTCATACAATGTTTGCAACAAAAATGCTACAAGATGTAATTGGTTTATCTCTGTTCAAAGAGGTTTCAGCCGTTCTTATTATTTTTGGATTCGTTGAAATCGTGTTTTTCATATTCATTCGTTCACTTTATATGCAAAAATTATCACAATACACGAGTGGACAAAATATTTAA
- a CDS encoding FtsX-like permease family protein, translated as MTFWQFAFKNVSRNSKAYFAYFVSSAFSIMVFFSFTVYAYHPRLQSVQSFQERDPLMNLASTAQLVIVMFSFFFLLYSIGTFLNVRKQQFGILTILGISQRQLKRLLFTENMIIGILSIFIGIQGGLVFSNFFLLVTSKLTNAKGLYLYWPTEAIIVTTVTFIILFLIVSTFTPMFIRTRKTTKLIKGVNKEKSEKKPSILISLFALTCLGLCYYIAGYPQGYITEKNAQNGSVFLIMLSILPLVVVGTYLFFSQTFLLFIYILKKRRKFYLKQINMLWISDLVSRTRSNINVLFIVSMLSALAFTIIIGLFAANNNTKAPILERYPIPFTYTSEGVNAFEQKHITTIETELTNANFQYDKYKFTVLKDTASKESIAIMKMSDYNAIAQQLNRPKITLDSSQVYNISRYSPVLLNLVSNPFAKQNTITLGSNKKEFQIKGFINRGIEPPFALPHLIVMQDEVIENMIPHIETITVYNYFVENWENAIVPTKNILKSLNHDAETLYEAHKNEEGFIKPFYIYTATDELVHSKGNAVAQFFIWAFLGFIFFIGAASVLYFRMYNDLTTERQKYITITKLGLTESEMFRSATIQLGILFFVPYVVAGVHTLFAVKFLQSMFSFSLLKETCIVLTFFGIIEIIFFFLIRSLYINKLSQHIKI; from the coding sequence ATGACATTTTGGCAATTCGCATTTAAAAATGTCTCACGTAATTCGAAAGCATATTTCGCCTACTTTGTAAGTAGTGCGTTTTCTATCATGGTTTTCTTTTCATTTACTGTATACGCGTATCACCCGCGGTTACAAAGTGTACAAAGTTTCCAAGAACGTGATCCTCTAATGAACTTAGCTAGTACAGCACAGCTTGTGATTGTTATGTTCTCGTTCTTCTTTCTCTTATATTCAATTGGAACATTTTTAAATGTACGGAAGCAGCAATTCGGGATACTCACCATTCTCGGTATCTCACAGAGACAATTAAAGAGACTGTTATTTACTGAAAATATGATAATCGGGATATTGTCTATCTTTATCGGCATTCAAGGTGGACTTGTATTTTCTAACTTTTTCTTATTAGTCACTTCGAAATTAACAAACGCGAAAGGTCTCTATTTATATTGGCCAACAGAAGCGATTATCGTTACAACCGTAACGTTTATTATCTTATTTTTAATCGTTTCTACATTTACACCAATGTTTATTCGTACTCGAAAAACAACGAAGCTTATTAAGGGCGTTAACAAAGAGAAGAGCGAAAAAAAACCATCTATACTGATTTCACTATTTGCTTTAACTTGTTTAGGACTATGCTATTATATTGCTGGTTATCCGCAAGGCTACATAACGGAAAAAAATGCACAAAATGGATCTGTATTCTTAATTATGCTATCTATTTTACCGCTTGTAGTAGTTGGGACGTATTTATTTTTTTCACAAACATTTCTTCTCTTTATCTATATTTTAAAGAAACGAAGAAAGTTTTATTTAAAACAAATAAATATGTTATGGATTTCAGATTTAGTTTCTCGTACACGCAGTAATATTAATGTACTCTTTATTGTTTCTATGCTATCTGCACTTGCATTTACAATTATTATCGGGTTATTTGCTGCAAACAATAATACGAAAGCACCCATACTAGAACGATATCCAATACCATTCACCTATACATCAGAAGGTGTTAATGCATTTGAACAAAAGCATATTACTACGATTGAAACTGAACTTACAAATGCTAATTTTCAATATGACAAATATAAGTTTACCGTTTTAAAGGATACAGCTTCAAAAGAATCAATTGCCATTATGAAAATGAGTGATTATAACGCAATAGCACAGCAATTAAACAGACCAAAAATCACTCTCGATTCTTCACAAGTTTATAATATTTCTCGCTATTCACCAGTGTTATTAAATCTCGTGTCTAACCCATTTGCGAAGCAGAACACGATTACACTTGGCTCTAATAAAAAGGAATTTCAAATTAAAGGTTTTATTAATAGAGGAATTGAGCCTCCCTTTGCATTACCTCACTTAATTGTGATGCAAGATGAAGTAATTGAAAATATGATTCCTCATATTGAAACAATTACAGTCTATAACTACTTCGTGGAAAATTGGGAAAATGCAATTGTCCCAACAAAAAATATATTAAAAAGCTTAAATCATGATGCAGAAACCTTGTATGAAGCACATAAAAATGAAGAAGGTTTCATTAAACCATTTTATATTTATACAGCTACGGATGAACTCGTTCATAGTAAAGGAAATGCAGTCGCTCAATTCTTTATTTGGGCATTTCTCGGCTTTATTTTCTTTATCGGAGCAGCTAGTGTTTTATATTTCCGTATGTATAATGACTTAACAACTGAAAGACAAAAGTATATTACGATTACAAAGCTTGGCTTAACTGAATCAGAAATGTTTCGCTCTGCAACGATTCAATTAGGAATTTTATTTTTCGTTCCTTATGTCGTTGCTGGTGTTCACACATTATTTGCAGTTAAGTTTTTACAAAGCATGTTTTCTTTCTCCTTATTAAAAGAGACATGTATCGTACTCACCTTTTTCGGGATTATCGAGATCATTTTCTTCTTCTTAATCCGTTCTCTTTACATTAATAAATTATCACAGCATATAAAAATATGA
- a CDS encoding ABC transporter ATP-binding protein — MEEVLHIKNVSKVYEGKVPHTALKNINLHVDKGEFVAIMGPSGSGKSTFLNVISTIDSPTSGDVVINGKKPHTFRREKLAIFRRQELGFVFQNFNLLDTLTIGENIVLPLTLDNVPLKEMDEKLDNISKKLGIDHILDKRIFEVSGGQAQRTAVARAVIHHPSLLLADEPTGNLDSKAAIDVMELFTKLNKEEDATILMVTHDPFAASYCNRVIFIKDGELYNELHRGLYREKFYQEILDVLALLGGRRG, encoded by the coding sequence ATGGAAGAAGTATTACACATAAAAAACGTCTCAAAAGTATATGAGGGAAAAGTCCCTCATACTGCTTTAAAAAATATAAATTTACACGTGGATAAAGGTGAATTCGTTGCCATTATGGGACCATCTGGTAGCGGGAAATCTACATTTTTAAACGTTATCTCTACAATCGATTCTCCGACTTCTGGTGATGTCGTGATTAACGGAAAAAAACCGCACACATTTCGTAGAGAGAAGTTAGCTATTTTCCGCCGCCAAGAGTTAGGATTTGTTTTCCAAAACTTTAACCTACTAGATACACTAACAATCGGTGAAAATATCGTACTACCTTTAACATTAGATAATGTTCCATTAAAAGAAATGGATGAAAAGCTTGATAACATTTCAAAAAAGCTTGGAATTGATCATATTTTGGACAAGCGTATTTTTGAAGTTTCCGGGGGACAAGCACAGCGTACCGCAGTAGCACGTGCTGTCATTCATCATCCTTCACTTCTACTTGCCGATGAACCGACAGGAAACTTAGATTCAAAAGCGGCAATTGACGTAATGGAGCTATTTACGAAATTAAATAAAGAAGAAGATGCAACGATTTTAATGGTTACCCATGATCCGTTTGCAGCAAGTTATTGTAACCGTGTTATTTTCATTAAAGATGGAGAGCTTTACAATGAACTACACCGCGGATTGTACCGTGAGAAATTTTATCAAGAAATATTAGATGTTTTAGCATTATTAGGAGGAAGACGTGGATGA